The following proteins come from a genomic window of Cronobacter muytjensii ATCC 51329:
- a CDS encoding autotransporter family protein yields the protein MNKDKTFRMNIVTRLMYNVFPVVFLSSPMMVNAETIISKDTNSSYIVSGDTDYIVNADVTMSSSKSKPAVSVQGEDIVTFTNNGTIKNDFGNAMQVEIDGQSSSMFTLQNNGTISSVNTGISVIDAKTLNIVNTGTISGSDYAISFENDGNNALILKEGSVLQGDVITTGSANSTITLNDSGNEDSNFTGANTGEGFTSLTMDGSDWTLTGDIDLTGDGDSLIVKTGKLTLGGEVKNTGASLIDADATLQIGTGSGDNAALQGNVTNNGTLIFDQAADYTFAGDISGTGNLVKENASTLTLSGNNIYSGDTTLNGGTTLLAENGTIGPNGGTGNININDGATFASAGTVNSNVVIAAGGVLASWNAVSGNENATTPASGNTITGDVTNQGTLQIAGEDSVGNAFTIDGNYTGDTGSLIVMNTEAGADDSPTDHLAITGNSAGSSSLEVTNIGGQGAQTINGIELISVGGASDASFTLDKPVVAGMWEYDLYQHDDGNWYLESKASDTPEPTPDPTPDPDDNGGNDNGGDDGGNTPPAPEVYRPEAGVYMANYLAAQQMFMHKRDDRDQLMLRDADDLNTWMYVKGEYNDGHFADSNLKYKIRSAVVQLGSDVLSKNLSTGTLHTGFMLGAGYSDTTADARHNTRSADGRVNGYNLGLYATWQEDEKLRLGSYIDSWASYSWYNSQVNGDDMPGEKYDSQGYAASLELGHAWLVPSEKARTMKFEPQGQVIYSHLDQDYHVEYNGTRVGTPDDDAVLGRVGLKASYVDQKSVEAWQPYGAVNWLIGNGMSDLNFNDETLDSNVPSNRFQLETGVSGKMNDATTVSFRVSSEWGDNSYNAYSGHMLVNYRW from the coding sequence ATGAATAAAGATAAAACATTCAGAATGAACATTGTCACCAGGCTGATGTACAATGTTTTTCCTGTTGTCTTTCTATCCTCACCAATGATGGTGAATGCAGAAACTATTATTTCCAAAGATACCAACAGCAGCTATATCGTTAGCGGTGATACTGATTACATCGTTAACGCGGATGTAACGATGTCCTCGTCAAAATCCAAACCTGCCGTCTCTGTTCAGGGCGAAGATATCGTCACCTTTACCAATAATGGCACTATTAAAAATGATTTTGGCAATGCCATGCAGGTGGAAATAGACGGGCAAAGCTCTTCTATGTTCACGTTACAAAATAATGGCACGATCAGTAGCGTCAATACGGGAATTAGTGTCATTGATGCCAAAACCCTCAACATCGTCAATACCGGTACAATCTCCGGCAGTGATTATGCGATCTCTTTTGAAAACGACGGCAATAATGCGCTAATCCTGAAAGAAGGCTCGGTGCTGCAAGGCGATGTGATCACGACAGGCTCAGCGAACAGTACAATTACCCTCAACGACAGCGGCAACGAAGACAGCAATTTTACTGGCGCAAATACCGGTGAAGGATTTACATCGCTGACGATGGACGGCAGCGACTGGACGCTGACCGGTGATATCGATCTGACTGGCGACGGCGACAGCCTTATCGTAAAAACCGGCAAGCTGACGCTTGGCGGCGAGGTAAAAAATACCGGCGCGTCGCTTATCGACGCTGACGCCACGCTGCAAATCGGTACCGGCAGCGGCGATAACGCGGCGCTCCAGGGCAACGTCACCAATAACGGGACGCTGATTTTCGACCAGGCGGCGGACTATACTTTCGCGGGCGATATCTCCGGAACCGGTAATCTGGTGAAAGAAAATGCCAGCACCCTGACGCTGAGCGGCAATAACATTTATAGCGGCGATACCACGCTCAACGGCGGCACGACGCTGCTTGCCGAAAACGGCACGATAGGGCCGAACGGCGGCACAGGGAATATCAATATCAACGATGGCGCCACATTTGCTTCTGCGGGCACGGTAAACAGTAACGTGGTTATCGCCGCAGGCGGCGTGCTGGCGTCCTGGAATGCGGTAAGCGGCAATGAAAACGCCACGACGCCTGCGTCCGGCAACACAATCACCGGCGATGTCACCAACCAGGGCACGCTGCAAATTGCGGGCGAGGACAGCGTTGGTAACGCGTTTACTATTGATGGCAATTACACTGGCGACACCGGCAGCCTTATCGTGATGAACACCGAGGCGGGAGCAGACGACTCCCCGACCGATCATCTGGCTATTACCGGCAACAGCGCGGGCAGTTCTTCGCTGGAAGTCACTAATATCGGCGGTCAGGGCGCGCAGACCATCAACGGCATTGAGCTTATTAGCGTCGGCGGCGCTTCTGATGCGTCCTTCACGCTGGATAAACCGGTTGTCGCAGGGATGTGGGAATATGACCTCTATCAGCACGATGACGGCAACTGGTATCTGGAATCAAAAGCCAGCGATACCCCGGAACCAACGCCCGATCCGACACCTGATCCGGACGATAATGGCGGCAACGATAACGGCGGGGACGATGGCGGCAATACGCCTCCGGCGCCGGAAGTCTACCGTCCGGAAGCTGGTGTCTACATGGCCAACTACCTGGCGGCGCAGCAGATGTTTATGCATAAACGCGATGACCGCGATCAGCTGATGCTGCGCGACGCCGACGATCTGAACACCTGGATGTATGTCAAAGGCGAGTATAACGACGGCCACTTCGCCGACAGCAACCTCAAATACAAAATTCGCTCCGCCGTGGTGCAACTGGGTAGCGACGTGCTGAGCAAAAATCTCTCAACCGGTACACTGCACACCGGCTTCATGCTCGGCGCAGGCTATAGCGACACAACGGCCGATGCGCGCCACAACACGCGCTCGGCTGATGGCCGCGTTAACGGCTACAACCTTGGTCTCTATGCCACCTGGCAGGAAGACGAAAAACTGCGCCTCGGCAGCTATATCGACAGCTGGGCATCTTACAGCTGGTATAACAGCCAGGTGAACGGCGATGACATGCCGGGCGAGAAGTATGACAGCCAGGGCTATGCCGCCTCGCTGGAGCTGGGCCACGCCTGGCTGGTACCGTCCGAAAAGGCGCGCACCATGAAATTTGAACCGCAGGGTCAGGTGATTTACAGCCATCTGGATCAGGATTATCACGTCGAATATAACGGCACCCGCGTCGGTACGCCGGATGATGATGCTGTGCTGGGCCGTGTCGGTCTTAAAGCGAGCTATGTCGATCAGAAATCGGTGGAAGCCTGGCAGCCTTACGGCGCGGTGAACTGGCTTATCGGTAACGGCATGAGCGATCTGAACTTTAATGACGAGACGCTCGATTCAAACGTGCCGTCTAATCGCTTCCAGCTGGAAACCGGCGTGAGCGGCAAAATGAACGACGCAACAACCGTATCCTTCCGCGTTAGCAGCGAATGGGGCGACAACTCCTACAATGCGTACTCCGGCCATATGCTGGTGAACTACCGCTGGTAA
- the sspB gene encoding ClpXP protease specificity-enhancing factor, which produces MDMSQLSPRRPYLLRAFYEWLLDNQLTPHLVVDVTLPGVLVPLEYARDGQIVLNIAPRAVGNLELANDEVRFNARFGGVPRQVTVPLAAVLAIYARENGAGTMFEPEAAYDEEMASLNDENSAEEPETVMSVIDGDKPDDADGNDPDDEPPPRGGRPALRVVK; this is translated from the coding sequence ATGGATATGTCTCAGCTCTCTCCACGTCGTCCTTATCTGCTGCGTGCCTTTTATGAATGGCTGCTGGATAACCAGCTGACGCCGCACCTGGTCGTGGATGTGACGCTGCCGGGCGTGCTGGTGCCGCTGGAGTATGCGCGTGATGGGCAAATCGTTCTGAACATCGCGCCGCGTGCGGTGGGCAATCTCGAACTGGCGAATGACGAAGTGCGCTTTAATGCCCGTTTCGGCGGCGTACCGCGTCAGGTCACCGTACCGCTGGCTGCTGTGCTGGCTATCTACGCCCGCGAAAACGGCGCCGGTACGATGTTCGAGCCAGAAGCCGCTTATGATGAAGAGATGGCGAGCCTGAATGACGAGAACAGCGCTGAAGAGCCGGAAACGGTGATGTCCGTGATTGATGGCGACAAGCCTGATGACGCGGATGGTAACGATCCGGATGACGAGCCGCCGCCGCGTGGCGGACGTCCTGCGTTGCGCGTTGTGAAGTAA
- the sspA gene encoding stringent starvation protein SspA, with protein MAVAANKRSVMTLFSGPTDIYSHQVRIVLAEKGVSFEIEHVETDNLPQDLIDLNPNQSVPTLVDRELTLWESRIIMEYLDERFPHPPLMPVYPVARGESRLYMHRIEKDWYSLMNVIVSGSAQEADAARKQLREELLAIAPVFGQKPYFLSDEFSLVDCYLAPLLWRLPLLGVEFSGAGAKELKGYMTRVFERDSFLASLTEAEREIRLQTRG; from the coding sequence ATGGCTGTCGCTGCCAACAAACGTTCGGTAATGACGCTGTTTTCTGGTCCTACTGATATCTACAGCCATCAGGTCCGCATTGTGCTGGCTGAAAAGGGTGTCAGCTTTGAAATTGAGCATGTGGAAACGGATAACCTGCCGCAGGATCTGATTGACCTCAACCCAAATCAAAGCGTGCCGACGCTGGTAGACCGTGAACTGACTCTGTGGGAGTCGCGCATCATTATGGAATATCTCGATGAGCGTTTCCCGCACCCGCCGTTAATGCCGGTTTATCCGGTCGCTCGCGGTGAAAGCCGCCTGTATATGCACCGTATCGAGAAAGACTGGTACTCACTGATGAACGTGATCGTCAGTGGTTCCGCACAGGAAGCCGATGCGGCACGTAAACAGCTGCGCGAAGAGCTGCTGGCTATCGCGCCGGTATTTGGTCAGAAGCCGTACTTCCTGAGCGACGAATTCAGCCTGGTAGACTGCTACCTGGCGCCGTTGCTGTGGCGTTTGCCTCTGCTGGGCGTTGAGTTCAGCGGCGCGGGCGCTAAAGAGCTTAAAGGCTACATGACTCGCGTGTTTGAACGTGATTCGTTCCTGGCGTCGCTGACCGAAGCCGAGCGCGAAATCCGTTTGCAAACCCGGGGTTAA
- the rpsI gene encoding 30S ribosomal protein S9 — MAENQYYGTGRRKSSAARVFIKPGNGKIVINQRSLEQYFGRETARMVVRQPLELVDMVEKLDLYITVKGGGISGQAGAIRHGITRALMEYDESLRSELRKAGFVTRDARQVERKKVGLRKARRRPQFSKR, encoded by the coding sequence ATGGCTGAAAATCAATACTACGGCACTGGTCGCCGCAAAAGCTCCGCCGCTCGTGTGTTTATCAAACCGGGCAACGGTAAAATCGTTATCAACCAGCGTTCTCTGGAACAGTACTTCGGTCGCGAAACTGCCCGCATGGTAGTTCGCCAGCCGCTGGAACTGGTCGACATGGTTGAGAAACTGGATCTGTACATCACTGTTAAAGGTGGTGGTATCTCTGGTCAGGCTGGTGCGATCCGTCACGGTATCACCCGCGCTCTGATGGAGTACGATGAGTCTCTGCGTTCTGAACTGCGTAAAGCTGGCTTCGTTACTCGTGACGCTCGTCAGGTTGAACGTAAGAAAGTCGGTCTGCGTAAAGCACGTCGTCGTCCGCAGTTCTCCAAACGTTAA
- the rplM gene encoding 50S ribosomal protein L13, with protein MKTFTAKPETVKRDWYVVDATGKTLGRLATELARRLRGKHKAEYTPHVDTGDYIIVLNAEKVAVTGNKRSDKMYYHHTGHIGGIKEATFEEMIARRPERVIEIAVKGMLPKGPLGRAMYRKLKVYAGNEHNHAAQQPQVLDI; from the coding sequence ATGAAAACTTTTACAGCTAAACCAGAAACCGTAAAACGCGACTGGTATGTTGTTGACGCGACCGGTAAAACTCTGGGCCGTCTGGCTACCGAACTGGCTCGTCGCCTGCGCGGTAAGCACAAAGCGGAATACACTCCGCACGTTGATACCGGTGATTACATCATCGTTCTGAACGCAGAAAAAGTTGCTGTAACCGGCAACAAGCGTTCTGACAAAATGTACTACCACCACACTGGCCACATCGGTGGTATCAAAGAAGCGACCTTTGAAGAGATGATTGCCCGCCGTCCTGAGCGCGTAATTGAAATCGCGGTTAAAGGCATGCTGCCGAAAGGCCCTCTGGGCCGTGCTATGTACCGTAAACTGAAAGTTTACGCGGGCAACGAGCACAACCACGCGGCGCAGCAACCGCAAGTTCTGGACATCTAA
- the zapE gene encoding cell division protein ZapE, whose protein sequence is MQSISPTSRYQQALNEGTHQPDDVQQEAVNRLNLIWQALSQKSAEPAPARGGLLTKVGKLFGKRDESPQEAPVRGLYMWGGVGRGKTWLMDLFFHSLPGERKLRLHFHRFMLRVHEELAALQGQTDPLEIVADGFKAQADVICFDEFFVSDITDAMLLGGLMQALFARGITLVATSNIPPDELYRNGLQRTRFLPAIDAIKTHCDVMNVDAGIDYRLRTLTQAHLWLSPRDEATARQMDKLWQALAGAPRREAPSLEINHRPLPTLGVENQTLAASFATLCVDARSQHDYIALSRQFHTVLLFDVPVMTTSTENAARRFIALVDEFYERQVKLVVSADAPPERIYQGEQLAFEFQRCLSRLQEMQSEEYLKRPHLA, encoded by the coding sequence ATGCAGAGCATCTCTCCGACATCGCGCTACCAACAGGCCCTGAACGAGGGCACCCATCAGCCGGACGACGTCCAGCAAGAAGCGGTAAATCGTCTGAATCTTATCTGGCAGGCGCTTTCACAGAAATCCGCCGAACCTGCGCCTGCCCGCGGCGGTCTGCTGACCAAAGTCGGCAAGCTGTTCGGTAAACGCGACGAAAGCCCCCAGGAAGCGCCGGTACGCGGCTTATATATGTGGGGCGGCGTCGGGCGCGGCAAAACCTGGCTGATGGACCTTTTTTTTCACAGCCTGCCGGGCGAGCGTAAGCTCAGGCTGCACTTTCACCGCTTTATGTTACGCGTGCATGAAGAACTCGCCGCGCTGCAGGGGCAAACCGATCCGCTGGAGATCGTCGCCGACGGCTTTAAAGCGCAGGCCGACGTTATCTGCTTCGATGAGTTTTTTGTTTCCGACATTACCGACGCCATGCTGCTGGGCGGCCTGATGCAGGCGCTGTTCGCGCGCGGCATTACGCTGGTAGCGACCTCCAACATTCCGCCGGATGAGCTTTACCGTAACGGCTTGCAACGTACGCGCTTTCTGCCTGCTATTGACGCGATTAAGACGCATTGCGACGTCATGAACGTCGATGCGGGAATTGATTACCGTCTGCGCACGCTAACGCAGGCGCACCTGTGGCTGTCGCCTCGCGATGAAGCGACGGCGCGCCAGATGGATAAACTCTGGCAGGCGTTGGCTGGCGCGCCGCGTCGTGAGGCACCGTCGCTTGAGATTAACCATCGCCCGCTGCCTACGCTTGGCGTGGAAAACCAGACGCTCGCGGCATCGTTCGCTACCCTGTGCGTGGATGCTCGTAGCCAGCACGATTACATCGCGCTGTCGCGCCAGTTCCACACGGTATTGCTGTTTGATGTGCCGGTGATGACCACATCCACCGAGAACGCGGCGCGGCGTTTTATCGCGCTGGTGGATGAGTTTTATGAACGCCAGGTGAAGCTGGTGGTATCGGCGGATGCGCCGCCAGAGCGCATCTATCAGGGCGAACAGCTGGCGTTTGAATTTCAGCGTTGCCTGTCGCGTTTGCAGGAGATGCAGAGCGAGGAATACCTCAAGCGTCCCCACCTGGCCTGA
- the zapG gene encoding Z-ring associated protein ZapG → MTWEYALIGLVVGIIIGAVAMRFGNRKLRQQQALQYELEKNKAELDDYREELVSHFARSAELLDNMAHDYRQLYQHMAKSSSSLLPEMSAETNPFRNRLAESEASNDQAPVQMPRDYSDGASGLLRTGAKRN, encoded by the coding sequence ATGACCTGGGAATATGCGCTTATTGGGTTAGTCGTCGGCATCATTATCGGCGCCGTCGCTATGCGTTTCGGTAACCGCAAATTACGTCAACAGCAGGCTCTGCAATATGAGCTTGAGAAAAACAAGGCGGAGCTTGACGACTACCGCGAAGAACTGGTCAGCCACTTCGCCCGCAGCGCCGAACTGCTGGATAACATGGCGCATGACTATCGTCAGCTTTATCAGCACATGGCGAAAAGCTCAAGCAGCCTGCTGCCGGAAATGTCCGCTGAGACCAATCCGTTCCGCAATCGCCTTGCGGAATCGGAAGCCAGCAACGATCAGGCGCCGGTACAGATGCCGCGCGACTACTCTGACGGCGCGTCCGGCCTGCTTCGCACCGGCGCGAAGCGCAACTGA
- the degQ gene encoding serine endoprotease DegQ: MKKQTLLLSALALSLGLSFAAPAPVFAALPSQVPGQPVTPSLAPMLEKVLPAVVSVQVEGTAVQEQRVPEELKKFFGESMPDQQAQPFEGLGSGVIIDAAKGYVLTNNHVINHAEKISVQLNDGREFDARLIGGDDQSDIALLQLQNASNLTQIQVADSDKLRVGDFVVAVGNPFGLGQTATSGIVSALGRSGLNLEGFENFIQTDASINRGNSGGALLNLNGELIGINTAILAPGGGSVGIGFAIPANMAQTLAKQLMQSGEVKRGLLGIKGTEMSADIAKAFNLNTQRGAFVSEVLPNSGSAKAGIKAGDVIVSLNGRPLNSFAELRSRIATTEPGTKVKLGLLRNGKAQEVEVTLDKSTSSSASADIIAPALQGATLSDGQLKDGTKGITIDNVEKGSAAAQAGLHKDDVIVGVNRERVSTIAEMRKLLASKPAIIALHIVRGNDSLYLLLR; the protein is encoded by the coding sequence ATGAAAAAACAAACCCTGCTGTTGAGTGCATTAGCGTTAAGTCTCGGTCTCTCTTTCGCGGCACCCGCTCCGGTGTTCGCCGCCCTGCCCTCGCAGGTGCCGGGCCAGCCTGTGACCCCAAGCCTTGCGCCGATGCTGGAAAAAGTGCTGCCTGCCGTGGTCAGCGTCCAGGTAGAAGGCACCGCCGTGCAGGAGCAGCGCGTACCGGAAGAGCTGAAAAAGTTTTTCGGCGAATCCATGCCTGACCAGCAGGCACAGCCGTTTGAGGGGCTCGGCTCCGGCGTCATTATCGACGCCGCGAAAGGCTATGTGCTCACCAACAACCATGTGATTAACCACGCCGAGAAAATCAGCGTACAGCTTAATGATGGACGCGAGTTCGACGCCAGACTCATCGGCGGTGACGACCAGAGCGATATCGCACTACTCCAGTTGCAAAACGCCAGCAACCTGACGCAAATCCAGGTAGCGGATTCCGACAAACTGCGCGTCGGTGATTTCGTGGTCGCCGTCGGTAATCCGTTCGGGCTCGGCCAGACTGCCACCTCTGGCATTGTGTCGGCGCTCGGGCGCAGCGGACTGAATCTTGAGGGCTTTGAAAACTTCATCCAGACCGACGCCTCCATCAACCGCGGCAACTCCGGCGGCGCGCTGTTAAACCTCAACGGCGAACTTATCGGCATTAACACCGCCATTCTCGCGCCGGGCGGCGGCAGCGTGGGTATCGGCTTCGCGATCCCCGCGAATATGGCTCAGACGCTTGCGAAACAGCTGATGCAGTCCGGCGAAGTGAAACGCGGCCTCCTCGGCATTAAAGGCACCGAGATGAGCGCCGATATCGCCAAAGCGTTCAATCTGAACACGCAGCGCGGCGCGTTTGTCAGTGAAGTGCTGCCAAACTCCGGCTCCGCCAAAGCAGGCATTAAAGCCGGCGATGTCATTGTCAGCCTGAATGGCCGTCCACTGAACAGCTTCGCGGAGTTGCGCTCGCGCATCGCCACCACCGAGCCGGGCACCAAAGTGAAGCTTGGCCTGCTGCGTAATGGCAAAGCGCAGGAAGTCGAAGTGACGCTTGATAAGAGCACGTCGTCTTCCGCCAGCGCCGATATCATCGCCCCGGCCCTGCAAGGCGCGACGCTGAGCGACGGTCAGCTTAAAGACGGCACCAAAGGCATCACGATTGATAACGTCGAAAAAGGCAGCGCGGCCGCGCAGGCGGGCCTGCATAAAGATGACGTGATTGTCGGCGTCAACCGCGAGCGCGTTAGTACGATTGCGGAAATGCGCAAGCTGCTGGCTAGCAAGCCTGCGATCATCGCCCTGCACATCGTGCGCGGCAACGACAGCCTCTATTTACTGCTGCGTTAA
- the degS gene encoding outer membrane-stress sensor serine endopeptidase DegS, translated as MFLKLLRSVIAGLIVAALLLTLVPSLRPYNPLLQPRLDSNDETPVSYNRAVRRAAPAVVNVYNRSLGGSNRSQLEIRTLGSGVIMDQRGYILTNKHVINDADQIIVALQDGRVFEALLVGSDSLTDLAVLKINATALPVIPINPQRMPHIGDVVMAIGNPYNLGQTITQGIISATGRIGLNPSGRQNFLQTDASINHGNSGGALVNSLGELMGINTLSFDKSNDGETPEGIGFAIPTQLATRIMEKLIRDGRVIRGYIGISGREITPMHTPAAGIDQIQGIVVNDVAQDGPAARAGIQVNDVIVSVNKKPAISALETMDQVAEIRPGSVIPVEVMRNDRKLTIQVTIQEYPATPE; from the coding sequence ATGTTTCTGAAGCTTTTACGCTCGGTGATTGCGGGGTTGATCGTAGCAGCGCTGCTGCTGACGCTCGTGCCTTCCCTGCGTCCGTACAATCCGCTGTTGCAGCCGCGGCTCGACAGTAACGATGAGACCCCCGTGAGCTATAACCGGGCGGTGCGTCGCGCTGCGCCTGCGGTAGTGAATGTCTATAATCGCAGCCTTGGCGGCAGCAATCGCAGCCAGCTCGAAATCCGCACGCTCGGCTCCGGCGTTATCATGGACCAACGCGGCTATATTCTGACCAACAAACATGTGATCAACGACGCCGACCAGATAATCGTGGCGTTGCAGGATGGCCGCGTGTTCGAGGCGCTGCTGGTCGGCTCCGACAGCCTGACCGATCTCGCGGTGCTGAAAATCAACGCCACCGCCCTGCCGGTTATCCCTATCAATCCGCAGCGTATGCCGCACATCGGCGATGTGGTGATGGCAATAGGCAACCCCTATAACCTCGGGCAGACCATCACGCAGGGGATTATCAGCGCCACCGGGCGCATTGGTCTCAACCCCTCGGGGCGTCAGAACTTCCTGCAAACCGACGCCTCTATCAATCACGGCAACTCCGGCGGCGCGCTGGTGAATTCGCTGGGCGAACTGATGGGCATTAACACGCTCTCTTTTGATAAGAGCAACGACGGCGAAACGCCGGAAGGCATCGGATTCGCCATCCCGACCCAACTCGCCACGCGCATTATGGAAAAATTGATCCGCGACGGGCGCGTCATTCGCGGCTACATCGGCATCAGCGGCCGTGAAATCACGCCTATGCACACGCCTGCGGCGGGTATCGATCAGATTCAGGGAATTGTGGTCAATGATGTGGCGCAGGATGGTCCGGCCGCGCGCGCAGGCATTCAGGTGAACGATGTCATTGTGTCGGTAAACAAAAAGCCGGCTATCTCTGCGCTGGAAACCATGGACCAGGTGGCGGAAATCCGTCCAGGGTCGGTGATCCCGGTAGAAGTGATGCGTAACGATCGCAAGCTCACCATCCAGGTGACGATTCAGGAATATCCGGCGACGCCGGAATAG
- the mdh gene encoding malate dehydrogenase has translation MKVAVLGAAGGIGQALALLLKTQLPSGSELSLYDIAPVTPGVAVDLSHIPTDVKIKGFSGEDATPALEGADVVLISAGVARKPGMDRSDLFNVNAGIVKNLIQQVATTCPKACIGIITNPVNTTVAIAAEVLKKAGVYDKNKLFGVTTLDIIRSNTFVAELKGKKPAELDVPVIGGHSGVTILPLLSQIPGVSFTEQEVADLTKRIQNAGTEVVEAKAGGGSATLSMGQAAARFGLSLVRALQGEQGVVECAYVEGDGEYARFFSQPLLLGKNGIEERKSIGTLSAYEQQSLEGMLDTLKKDIALGEEFVNK, from the coding sequence ATGAAAGTTGCAGTCCTCGGCGCGGCGGGCGGTATCGGCCAGGCGCTTGCCCTTCTACTCAAGACCCAACTGCCTTCAGGTTCAGAACTCTCTCTGTATGACATCGCACCGGTGACCCCAGGGGTAGCGGTAGATTTAAGTCATATCCCGACCGACGTGAAAATCAAAGGTTTCTCCGGCGAAGACGCCACCCCGGCGCTGGAAGGCGCAGACGTGGTGCTGATCTCCGCAGGCGTTGCCCGTAAACCGGGTATGGACCGTTCCGATCTGTTCAACGTGAACGCCGGGATCGTGAAAAACCTGATCCAGCAGGTCGCCACGACCTGCCCGAAAGCGTGCATCGGCATCATCACTAACCCGGTCAACACCACCGTGGCTATCGCGGCGGAAGTGCTGAAAAAAGCGGGCGTGTACGATAAGAACAAACTGTTCGGCGTGACCACGCTGGATATCATCCGCTCCAACACCTTTGTGGCGGAACTGAAAGGTAAAAAACCAGCTGAGCTGGACGTGCCGGTTATCGGCGGCCACTCTGGCGTGACTATTCTGCCGCTGCTCTCCCAGATCCCGGGCGTGAGCTTTACCGAGCAGGAAGTGGCCGATCTGACCAAACGCATCCAGAACGCGGGCACCGAAGTGGTGGAAGCGAAAGCGGGCGGAGGCTCTGCGACCCTGTCTATGGGCCAGGCGGCCGCGCGTTTCGGTCTCTCGCTGGTGCGTGCGTTGCAGGGCGAGCAGGGCGTGGTGGAATGCGCCTATGTGGAAGGCGACGGCGAATACGCGCGTTTCTTCTCACAGCCGCTGCTGCTGGGTAAAAACGGTATCGAAGAGCGTAAATCTATTGGCACCCTGAGCGCTTATGAACAGCAGTCGCTGGAAGGCATGCTGGATACGCTGAAAAAAGATATCGCCCTGGGCGAAGAGTTCGTTAACAAGTAA
- the argR gene encoding transcriptional regulator ArgR encodes MRSSAKQEELVKAFKALLKEEKFSSQGEIVQALQDQGFENINQSKVSRMLTKFGAVRTRNAKMEMVYCLPVELGVPTTSSPLKNLVLDIDYNDAVVVIHTSPGAAQLIARLLDSLGKAEGILGTIAGDDTIFTTPARGFTVKDLYEAILVLFEQEL; translated from the coding sequence ATGCGTAGCTCCGCAAAACAAGAAGAATTAGTCAAAGCCTTCAAAGCGTTACTAAAAGAAGAGAAGTTCAGCTCCCAGGGCGAAATCGTCCAGGCGCTCCAGGATCAGGGTTTCGAAAACATCAACCAGTCCAAAGTCTCCCGCATGTTAACGAAGTTTGGCGCCGTGCGTACGCGCAACGCCAAAATGGAAATGGTGTATTGCCTGCCGGTTGAGCTTGGCGTACCGACTACCTCCAGCCCGCTGAAAAACCTGGTGCTCGATATCGACTACAACGACGCCGTCGTGGTCATTCATACCAGCCCCGGCGCCGCGCAGCTCATCGCGCGTCTGCTGGATTCTCTCGGTAAAGCTGAAGGGATCCTCGGCACTATCGCCGGTGATGACACTATTTTTACCACGCCCGCGCGCGGCTTTACGGTGAAAGATCTTTACGAAGCCATTCTGGTGCTGTTCGAGCAGGAACTGTAA